From Candidatus Nomurabacteria bacterium, one genomic window encodes:
- a CDS encoding ComEC/Rec2 family competence protein: MKIRTSTMVWLGSGGILLGLWSAQYIDRISVWFYVVSLILLPVIRFRKFISVIGLLLCTFTLGVFRSQAWLSSHRAADRLIGQKVVVEGRVITDSIYDDRRQTEIEIDQVTIYIKDNTIKPKGKIRIRGFGAPLVLRHDIIRATGKLNSGFGTRIASMSFTSIEVLARSGSKLEEFRRSFSANLFSQLSDQDASLALGILVGQRSSITDQNQNNLRAAGLTHIIAVSGYNLSVLVRLVRRRLGRLSKFQAMVISVTLITLFIMIAGASASIVRAAWVIGLSLAAWYVGRTIRPIVLLMLSAAGSVWFNPDFIWYDIGWWLSFAAFFGVLMIGPQLQTRIFKNKKPNFLIQVAIESLAASLMTMPLIMWVFTRVSLVSLLANILVVPLIPIIMVLSFGAGIMIFISSKFLLTKLITAITGLLLSYILSISAWLASIPYSELIVSINTAQLLTIYLIIIVATWVLHQKTSLIKPYDLLE; this comes from the coding sequence ATGAAGATACGTACCAGTACCATGGTTTGGCTTGGCTCTGGAGGCATATTGCTCGGGCTATGGTCTGCCCAGTATATAGATCGAATATCTGTATGGTTTTATGTCGTCTCGCTAATTTTACTGCCAGTCATTAGGTTTCGTAAATTTATATCTGTTATCGGCTTATTATTATGCACTTTTACTCTAGGAGTGTTCAGGTCGCAAGCTTGGCTTAGCTCGCATCGGGCAGCCGACAGGCTTATTGGCCAGAAAGTTGTGGTAGAAGGCAGGGTAATTACGGATTCAATATATGACGATCGTCGCCAAACTGAAATTGAAATAGATCAAGTAACCATATATATCAAAGATAATACTATCAAGCCAAAGGGGAAAATAAGAATAAGGGGTTTTGGCGCCCCTTTAGTTCTTAGGCACGACATAATACGGGCAACCGGCAAATTGAATAGTGGTTTTGGGACAAGAATTGCCAGCATGTCTTTCACAAGCATCGAAGTATTGGCGAGAAGTGGCAGTAAGCTCGAAGAGTTTAGGCGCAGCTTTTCTGCCAACTTATTTAGCCAACTGTCAGATCAAGATGCAAGTTTGGCATTAGGTATTTTGGTAGGGCAAAGGAGTTCAATAACCGACCAGAACCAGAACAATCTAAGGGCTGCTGGTTTAACTCACATCATCGCGGTTTCTGGCTACAATTTAAGCGTCCTTGTTAGACTTGTTAGACGCCGGCTGGGTAGATTATCAAAGTTTCAAGCTATGGTTATTTCTGTAACGTTAATAACGTTGTTTATCATGATAGCTGGTGCCAGTGCTTCGATAGTTCGAGCGGCATGGGTAATTGGTTTAAGCCTAGCAGCTTGGTATGTGGGCCGAACAATAAGGCCAATTGTATTGCTAATGTTATCTGCTGCAGGAAGTGTATGGTTTAACCCAGACTTTATTTGGTACGACATAGGCTGGTGGCTTAGTTTTGCAGCTTTCTTTGGAGTCTTAATGATTGGCCCTCAGCTGCAGACACGAATTTTCAAAAATAAAAAACCTAACTTCTTGATTCAGGTGGCGATCGAAAGCTTAGCTGCATCACTGATGACAATGCCGCTAATTATGTGGGTATTTACGCGCGTAAGCTTGGTTTCTTTGCTCGCGAATATACTAGTTGTGCCGTTAATCCCAATAATTATGGTCTTATCTTTTGGGGCTGGCATAATGATATTCATAAGCTCAAAGTTTTTGCTCACCAAGTTAATCACTGCAATAACTGGTTTGTTACTTAGTTACATTTTGTCAATCTCTGCCTGGCTAGCGTCAATACCATATTCGGAGTTGATTGTATCAATTAATACGGCTCAGCTACTAACCATATACCTAATCATCATTGTGGCTACCTGGGTGCTACATCAGAAGACATCTCTGATAAAACCATATGATCTGCTAGAATAG
- a CDS encoding FAD-binding oxidoreductase translates to MSDLKQTLASIIEGDVDDSAELKEKFSHDASMFELVPELIVAPKHSQDVQKIVEYVAGNKLDNPGLSLTVRSAGTCMSGGAINDSVVLDFAKYFTQIGQVTSETANAQPGVYYRDFEKATLEQGSVMPSYPASRDLCTIGGMVANNAGGERSLQFGKTEEFIESLKVVLADGKEYEVRALTKPELDKKMAQQDFEGNLYRQIFELVDKHYDAIKAAKPGVSKDSTGYHLWNVWDRETGIFDITRLIVGSQGTLGIVTDVTFKLVPAPKHSGTLVVFLRKTDDLAEVINKVLTHKPATFEGFDNYTLMLSFKLFFSFHKLIGWPRTIKLAFQLIPDALKLFRGIPKMVLLIEFQADSVEEVRRKVHEMHKDMSEFGHEALFEEDETEDKSEKFWIMRRASFKLLRDKVKDKHTAPFMDDLIVPPQILPQFLPEVREVIKKYKLLATIAGHMGDGNFHIIPLMNIEKAEEKAKLEPAMKEINAIVLKYKGSLSGEHNDGMIRGPWLETMYGSEVFGYFKQVKEIFDPQNIFNPHKKTDSNWQYSMAHLREKF, encoded by the coding sequence ATGAGCGATTTGAAACAAACCTTAGCCTCGATTATCGAGGGCGACGTCGATGATTCGGCGGAACTTAAAGAAAAATTTAGTCACGACGCCAGTATGTTTGAACTGGTACCAGAACTAATTGTAGCTCCTAAACACAGCCAAGATGTCCAAAAGATTGTTGAATATGTTGCAGGAAATAAGCTAGATAACCCAGGTCTGTCGTTGACGGTCAGGAGCGCTGGCACCTGCATGTCCGGCGGTGCAATAAACGACTCGGTGGTTTTAGATTTTGCGAAGTATTTTACCCAAATAGGTCAAGTCACATCAGAAACTGCCAATGCTCAGCCTGGAGTTTATTATCGTGATTTTGAAAAAGCTACGCTCGAACAAGGCTCGGTTATGCCTAGCTATCCAGCATCGCGGGATCTATGCACGATTGGTGGAATGGTTGCCAATAATGCTGGTGGTGAACGTTCACTACAGTTTGGTAAGACAGAAGAGTTTATTGAGTCGCTAAAAGTAGTGTTGGCAGATGGTAAAGAATACGAAGTTAGAGCCTTGACTAAACCAGAACTCGATAAAAAAATGGCCCAGCAAGATTTCGAAGGCAACTTATACCGCCAAATTTTTGAACTTGTCGATAAGCATTACGATGCTATAAAAGCTGCTAAACCTGGTGTTAGTAAAGATTCGACCGGATATCATTTGTGGAACGTCTGGGACCGCGAGACAGGTATTTTTGACATCACTCGTTTGATTGTCGGGTCGCAGGGTACGCTTGGCATAGTTACTGACGTTACCTTTAAGCTTGTGCCTGCGCCAAAGCACTCAGGCACGCTGGTTGTATTCTTAAGAAAGACAGACGATCTAGCTGAAGTGATTAATAAGGTGTTAACCCATAAGCCAGCCACTTTCGAAGGTTTTGATAACTATACTCTAATGTTGAGCTTTAAGTTGTTCTTTAGCTTCCATAAGTTAATTGGTTGGCCACGGACTATCAAGCTGGCGTTTCAGCTTATACCAGACGCACTAAAGCTTTTCCGGGGCATACCAAAGATGGTTTTGTTGATAGAATTCCAAGCCGATTCTGTCGAAGAAGTCCGTCGTAAGGTGCACGAGATGCACAAAGATATGTCCGAATTTGGTCATGAGGCGCTTTTTGAAGAAGACGAGACCGAAGATAAGAGTGAGAAGTTCTGGATTATGCGTCGGGCAAGCTTTAAGTTATTGCGCGACAAAGTTAAAGATAAGCACACTGCGCCGTTCATGGACGACCTCATAGTACCACCGCAAATCTTGCCACAGTTCTTGCCCGAAGTTCGTGAAGTCATTAAGAAATATAAGTTGTTAGCTACAATAGCCGGTCACATGGGTGATGGTAACTTTCATATTATTCCGCTCATGAATATTGAAAAGGCCGAGGAAAAGGCCAAGCTTGAACCAGCCATGAAAGAAATTAATGCCATTGTCCTCAAGTACAAAGGCTCACTTTCGGGAGAGCATAACGATGGTATGATTCGTGGACCATGGCTCGAAACAATGTATGGCTCCGAAGTGTTTGGATATTTCAAGCAAGTAAAAGAAATATTTGATCCTCAAAATATTTTTAATCCACACAAAAAGACAGACTCCAATTGGCAGTACAGTATGGCTCACTTGCGCGAGAAATTCTAA
- a CDS encoding HAD-IIB family hydrolase, whose translation MSKYKVIIFDLDGTAIPNKPNGMPSERLIKAVAAAKSKIKLCAATGRPITNAKPILDALQLDEPCVISAGTQIVLPQTGKIVWEAAIEANDINKILEICGPYHYELLIKNELMGEGDKASNRIIDEHVNVMYLMGCAEPDATEILNRLSRIPSITAAGVKSWTHEGVDIHITHVNATKEHAIIELLNNLGIDKADSVGVGDANNDVHLFESVGYKVAMGNATELLKLKADVICEDVDDDGLAKLIEHLAEK comes from the coding sequence ATGAGTAAATATAAAGTAATTATCTTTGACCTTGACGGAACAGCTATTCCTAATAAGCCTAATGGCATGCCTTCTGAAAGACTGATCAAGGCAGTAGCGGCAGCAAAATCAAAAATAAAACTTTGTGCGGCAACTGGTAGACCTATCACTAATGCCAAACCAATTCTAGATGCCCTGCAGCTTGACGAGCCTTGTGTTATCTCAGCAGGAACGCAAATAGTATTGCCGCAAACAGGTAAAATCGTCTGGGAAGCAGCAATCGAAGCCAATGACATTAACAAAATATTAGAAATATGCGGTCCATATCACTATGAGTTGTTAATTAAGAATGAACTGATGGGTGAAGGTGATAAGGCATCAAACCGAATCATTGATGAGCATGTTAATGTCATGTATTTGATGGGCTGTGCAGAACCAGACGCAACTGAGATTCTAAATAGACTTAGCCGAATACCTTCTATAACAGCTGCTGGAGTAAAATCCTGGACACATGAGGGGGTTGACATTCATATTACACATGTAAATGCGACTAAGGAACATGCAATTATAGAACTTTTAAATAATCTGGGGATAGACAAAGCCGACTCTGTTGGAGTTGGTGATGCGAATAACGATGTTCATTTGTTTGAGTCCGTAGGGTATAAGGTTGCTATGGGTAATGCAACCGAGCTACTAAAATTAAAGGCTGATGTAATTTGTGAGGACGTAGACGACGACGGACTAGCTAAGTTAATTGAGCATCTTGCTGAAAAATAA